The window TCGCCTCGGGCAGGATCGCAGCGGCGAGCAGCGGCGGGGCGGCCACGGTGATCCGGCCGCGCCGGCGCTCGGCGAGGTCGTTGGCATTCTGGATGGCGAGGTCGAGATCGTGGACGATCTTGGCCGATGCGCCCTGGAACTCCCGCCCGCCTTCGGTCAACTCGACCCGGCGCGTGGTGCGGTCGAAAAGACGGACCCCGAGTGCGTGCTCAAGCTCGCGCACCAACTGCGACAAGGCCGGCTGCGCCATGTGCAGTCGCTCCGCCGCCTTGGTGAATGTGCCCAGCTCGGCGACGGCGAGGAAGGCCTGTATCTGTCGCAACGTAACCGCCATGGGTAATTTATAATCAGATTATCTGAATTAAGACAAATAAGCTGAATTCCATATGGTCAGAACCATGGCCATCATGCCTCGACATCGCGCCGCTGGCCGCTCCGATCGAGGCTTTTCATGACCGCCTACCCAGATCTCAAGCTCTATATCGGCGGAGCCTGGCGCAAGACCTCAGACAGCGTGCCGGTGCTCAACCCGGCCGATGAGAATGTGATCGGGGCCGTCCCCGTCGCAAGCCGCGCCGATCTCGACGATGCGCTCGCGGCAGCCAGGGAGGGCTTCAGGCTCTGGAGTCGGACGTCGCCGCGCGCCCGCGGCGAGATCATGCTCAAGGCAGCGGCGCTGATGCGCGCCCGCATCGACGAGATCGCCCATGCGATCACGCTCGAACACGGCAAACCCTTCACCCAGGCGCAGCTCGAGGTCATCCGCGGCTGCGAGTTTTTCGAATGGGATGCGGCCGAAGGCCAGCGCACCTATGGTCGCGTCATCCCGAGCGAGCCCGGTATCAAATACGTGGTGATGCACCAGCCGATCGGCATGGTCGCGGCGTTCTCGCCGTGGAACTTCCCGATGAGCCAGCCGGCGCGCAAGATCGCCGGGGCGCTGGCAGCGGGCTGCTCGATCATCCTGAAGGCGGCCGAGGAGACGCCGGCCGGAGCGCTGCATATCGCCCGGGCCCTGCACGATGCCGGCTTGCCGCCTGGCGTCTTCAACCTCGTTTTCGGTGTTCCGGCCGACATCTCCTCATACCTGATCCCGCAGGAGCAGACCCGGCTGATCGCCTTCACCGGCTCGACCGCCGTCGGCAAGCACCTGACCAGGATCGCCGCCGACCACATGAAGCCGGTGCTGATGGAACTCGGTGGCCACGCCCCGGTGATCGTCTGCGACGATGTCGACCCGGTGGCGGCGGCAACGGCTTCGGCGATCCGCAAGTCCCGCAATACCGGCCAGGTCTGCACCTCGCCGACACGCTTCTTCGTGCAGAAGCCGATCTACGAGGCGTTCGCCAGGACCTTTGCCGAGAAGGCGCGTTCCGTGGTGGTCGGCAACGGCCTCGACAGCGCGACGCAGATGGGCCCGCTCGCCAATCATCGCCGCATCGAGGCGATGGAGACGCTGGTCGCCGACGCCAGGGCCAAGGGCGCGCGCGTGCTGGCCGGCGGCGAGCGCATCGGCAATCGCGGCTATTTCTTCCCCGTGACGGTTCTTGCCGACGTGCCGGACGAGGCCCGGGCCATGCGCGAGGAGCCGTTCGGCCCGCTCGCCTTGATCAGCCCGGTTTCCTCGCTCGACGAGGCGATCGAGAAGGCGAACTCCCTGCCCTTCGGCCTCGCCGCCTACGCCTTCACCCATTCCGCCAGCAATGCTGATCGCCTCGCCGACGGGATCGAAGCCGGCAATGTCTCGATCAACACGCTTGAGGCCTCGGTGGCCGAGACGCCTTTCGGCGGCGTCAAGGACAGCGGTTATGGCCGCGAGGGCGGCGCCGAGGGGCTGGCGCACTACACGGTTATCAAGAACATCTCGCACCGCATGACGATCTAGCCGGCGGACGAGGAGGAGGCAGTCGCATGAACTACGCCAGGAAAGACGCCAAGGCCTACGCCCGCGCCAATATGAAGGGCATCTGGGCGGCGGCGCTGACGCCCTTCACCCAGTCGCTTGCCATCGACGAGGACGGCTTGCGCCAGAACATCAGGCACTGGACCGACGATCTGCAGATCGACGGCCTGTTCATCGCCGGCAAGCAGGGCGAGTTCTTCTCGATGTCGATCGAGGAGCGGAAGCGCAGCTTCGAACTCGCGGTCGAGGCGACGTCTGGCCGCGGCCAGACGATCATGTCCTGCTCCGACCAGAACATGGATGTCGTCATCGATCTGGCGAAGCACGCGCAGCGGGTCGGCGCCGACTACATCGTCGTGCATGCGCCGATCCTGCACTTCTTCAAGGCTCAGGACGAGACGCTCTACGAATACTACCGGACGATCGCCGAAAAGGTCGATATCGGCATCGCGCTGTGGAGCCATCCGGACAGTGGCTATCTGATGAGCCCGCAGCTCTGCAACCGCCTGGCCGACATCGAGAACGTCGTCGCGATCAAGTACAGCGTGCCGCGCGCCATGTATGCCGAGCTCACCCGGCTCGCTGGCGATCGCATCCTGGTCAGCACGGCCTCGGAGGAGGAATGGCTCGACAACATCGTCGAGCTCGGCTGGCAGCTCTATCTCTGCTCCTCGCCGCCCTATCTGATCCAGAGCGCGAACGATCTGCGCATGCGCGAGTATACCGACCTTGCCTTCGCCGGCGAGGTCGAGAAGGCCCACGCCGTGCGCGACAGCCTCGATCCAGTGCGTGAGGCGCTGCGTGCGACGCGGCCGGCCGAGAAGCCGCATGCGCATCAGAAATACTGGCAGGAACTGCTGGGGCAGGTCGGCGGGCGCGTGCGCGCGCCGCTGCTGGAGCTGACCGAAGCCGAGAAGGCTGCGACCCGCACCGCCTTCGAGAATTGCGGCTTGAAGCTTGCCGGCGCACCGCTGGCCAAGGCTGGCTGAGACTTAGGGCTTGAACGACGGGAGAGACGGATATGGCGACCGAAGGACGGCTGAAGGCTTTCAACTTCAAGAAGTGGATCGAGGAGAACGAGCACCTGCTGAAGCCGCCGGTCGGCAACAAGAAGGTGTTCGACGATGGCCAGATGACCGTGATGGTCGTCGGCGGGCCGAACCAGCGCGCCGACTACCATGACGACCCGGTGGAGGAATTCTTCTACCAGCTCAAGGGCGACATGATGCTCAAGCTGGTCGACGACGGGAAGCATTAC is drawn from Bosea sp. Tri-49 and contains these coding sequences:
- a CDS encoding dihydrodipicolinate synthase family protein, which translates into the protein MNYARKDAKAYARANMKGIWAAALTPFTQSLAIDEDGLRQNIRHWTDDLQIDGLFIAGKQGEFFSMSIEERKRSFELAVEATSGRGQTIMSCSDQNMDVVIDLAKHAQRVGADYIVVHAPILHFFKAQDETLYEYYRTIAEKVDIGIALWSHPDSGYLMSPQLCNRLADIENVVAIKYSVPRAMYAELTRLAGDRILVSTASEEEWLDNIVELGWQLYLCSSPPYLIQSANDLRMREYTDLAFAGEVEKAHAVRDSLDPVREALRATRPAEKPHAHQKYWQELLGQVGGRVRAPLLELTEAEKAATRTAFENCGLKLAGAPLAKAG
- a CDS encoding NAD-dependent succinate-semialdehyde dehydrogenase; this translates as MTAYPDLKLYIGGAWRKTSDSVPVLNPADENVIGAVPVASRADLDDALAAAREGFRLWSRTSPRARGEIMLKAAALMRARIDEIAHAITLEHGKPFTQAQLEVIRGCEFFEWDAAEGQRTYGRVIPSEPGIKYVVMHQPIGMVAAFSPWNFPMSQPARKIAGALAAGCSIILKAAEETPAGALHIARALHDAGLPPGVFNLVFGVPADISSYLIPQEQTRLIAFTGSTAVGKHLTRIAADHMKPVLMELGGHAPVIVCDDVDPVAAATASAIRKSRNTGQVCTSPTRFFVQKPIYEAFARTFAEKARSVVVGNGLDSATQMGPLANHRRIEAMETLVADARAKGARVLAGGERIGNRGYFFPVTVLADVPDEARAMREEPFGPLALISPVSSLDEAIEKANSLPFGLAAYAFTHSASNADRLADGIEAGNVSINTLEASVAETPFGGVKDSGYGREGGAEGLAHYTVIKNISHRMTI